The DNA segment GGATTGTTTCTCATCCTCCAGCGACACCAGCACCGGCCTGCGCGTGAGCACCTCCAGTGTCAGCGGGGTGATGAACTCCGTGGCCGCTCGGGTCATGACCACATCGACCTGATGCCCCGCCTTCACCAGTTGCGAGGCGAGATCCGCCGCCTTGTAGGCCGCGATGGAACCTGTGATGCCGAGGACGACTTTCATGGGGCTTGGGGCTTTCAGCGGAGCATGCCGACGGCCTTCCGGACCGATGCGACGAAAATTTCGACGTCCGCCAGGGTGTTGTAGACCGCGAAGGACGCCCGGGTGGTGCCGGAGATGCCGAATCTGGCCATCAGCGGCTGGCAGCAATGGTGGCCGGTCCTCACCGCCACGCCCATCTGGTCGAGCAGCGTCCCGAGGTCATAGTGGTGGATGCCCGCGATGTTGAAGGACAGCGCGCCCGCTCTGTCGGCAGGACCGTAGAGACGGACGTCCGGAATCTCCGCAAGTCCGGCCGCCGCCGCCTGGATCAGATCGTGCTCGTGAGCCGCGATCTCCCCGACGCCGATCTGGTTCACGAAATCCAGTGCGGCTTCAAGGGCGATGGCACCCTCGATGTTCGGAGTGCCGGCTTCGTATTTGAAGGGAAGGTCGTTGTAGGTGGTGCCGGCGAAGGTGACCTCCTTGATCATCTCACCGCCCCCGCGCCATGGCGGCAGGGCATTCAACACGTCAGCCCGGCCCCACAGGACGCCGATTCCGGTGTTCGCATAAACCTTGTGTCCGGACAGGGCGACGAAATCCGCGCCCACGGCCTGCACATCCATTTTCACATGAGGTGTGGCCTGCGCGGCATCCAGCAGGACATACGGCACGCCCGCCGCCTTCGCGGCCGCCGTCATTTCCGCCACCGGGTGCACGGTACCGAAGGCGTTCGAGATCCAGCCGATAGCCAGCACCTTCGTCCTGCCGTTCAGCAGCGCGCGGAACCCTTCCTGGTCCAGCACCCCATCGTCATCGCAGGGGATGACCTTCAGCTCCGCACCCGTCCGCTGGCAGAGCATCTGCCATGGCACGATGTTCGAGTGGTGCTCCAGCGTGGAAATGAGGATCTCATCCCCCGCGCCGATGGTTCCGGAAAGCGCGAGCACGTCCGCCACCAGGTTGATGCCGTCCGTGGTGCCGGAGGTGAAGATGATCTCGTCCGTGGAAGCGGCGTTCAGGTGGTCGGCCACGGTTTTCCGGGCTTTCTCGAATCCCTCCGTCGCCAGCCGGGCCAGATAGTGGGTACCCCGGTGGATGTTCGAGTTCATCGCCTCGTAGTAGTGCTTCGAGGCGAACAGGACCTCCATCGGCTTCTGGGTCGTGGCCGCGTTGTCGAGATAGACCAGCGGCTGCCCGTTGATCTTGCGGTCCAGGATGGGGAAATGGTGGCGGATCTCGTCTTCGGAAAACATCGGTGAAAGGCACGGGCTTGCCCCCGCGGCCCGAGCATGCCCCAGCCAACCCTTCCCCGCAATGCCGGAATCCCGGGGCCGCCGGCATCCGGACCAGCATCAATTTTTCAAAATTCCCCGTAAGATGAACGCGGATGAAGACATAGGAGGAGAACCACGAATCATCCGGCCCCACCGATGTCCGGATGCCCCCGGAAAGGATTCTTGCCCTACCCCGCTCCCATTTCTTTCCAATAGTCAATCCGTCCCATGTTCTGCCTCTTTCTCTGCCTGTTCCTGATCCTGCCGCTCCATGCGGCGGAGAACCACCTTTCCTCGCTACGGAAGGGGCATCCGCGGATCATGCTCACCCCGGAGCGCGTCGGTGAGATCAAGAACCTGGTCACCACGGACCCGCAGGCGAAGCGCTGGCACGGGCTGCTTTCCGCCAGCGCCAAGGGCATGGTTTCCTCCAAACCGGTGACCTACACGCTGGAGAACAAGAAGCTGCTGAACGAAAGCCGGGCCGTCCTGAAGCGGGTATCCACCCTCGCCGGGCTGCACGTCATCAAGCCGGATCCACGCATGGCGGAGCGGGCGAAGAAGGAACTCCTCAACGCCGCCGCCTTTCCCGACTGGAACCCGGCCAGTTTCCTCTCCACCGCGGAGATGTCGCTGGCGTTCGCCATCGGCTATGACTGGCTCCACGATTCCCTCTCCCCGGAGGAAAAGGAGACGATCCGCGCCGCCATCATTGAGAAAGGGCTGAAACCCGGACTGGAGATCTACAAGGGGAAGCGGAGCTGGCCCTACGTCAGCCACAACTGGAACTCCGTCTGCAACAACGGCCTCATCGCCGGGGCGCTGGCCATCGCGGACACGGACCCGGAGATTGCCAATGCCATCCTCACCGCCGCGAAAGCCTCCCTGCCGAAGGGCTACGAAGACTACGCGCCGGATGGCGGCTGGCCGGAGGGTCCCGGCTACTGGGGATACGGGACGCAGTATGCGGTCTATGGCCTGGCCAGCCTGGAGTCCGCGCTGGGAACGGACTGGAACCTGCCCGCCAGCCCCGGCTTCTCCGTCACCGGGGACTTCCGCATCGACCTCATCGGACCCAGCGGCATGTATTTCAACTTCGCGGACGGCGGCATCCGTCCCGGTGCGGAGTCCTGCATGCTGTGGCTGGCCAAACGCTTCAACCGGCCCGACTACGATGCCAGTGAACGGATCATCGCGGCGGAAAAGCCCTCCATCTTCCACCTGGTCTTCTTCAACGGAAGATTCAGCACCCCCGCCCCACCGCCGGAGCCTCCGTCACTGCGGCACTTCACCGGCACCGGCGTGGTCATCCTGCGGTCCGGCGGGGGGAAATCCGCCACCTGGCTGGGGATCAAGGCCGGCGACAACAAGGCGAACCACTCCAACCTCGACCTCGGCACCTTCGTCCTGGATGCGGGCGGCGAGAGGTTCGCGGAGGAACTGGGCGCGGATCTCTACACGCTGCCGGGCTACTTCGCCGCGCAGCGCTGGGACTACTACCGGACCCGTACGGAAGGGCAGAACACCCTTGTCATCGGAGGGACGAACCAGGACCGGAAGGCGGCGGCGGAGGTCATCTCCACAAAGGACGCGTCCGTCACCATGGACCTCACCCCGGGCTATCCCGCAGCGAAAAAGATCCACCGCACCGCCACGGTGG comes from the Luteolibacter sp. SL250 genome and includes:
- a CDS encoding cysteine desulfurase, with the protein product MFSEDEIRHHFPILDRKINGQPLVYLDNAATTQKPMEVLFASKHYYEAMNSNIHRGTHYLARLATEGFEKARKTVADHLNAASTDEIIFTSGTTDGINLVADVLALSGTIGAGDEILISTLEHHSNIVPWQMLCQRTGAELKVIPCDDDGVLDQEGFRALLNGRTKVLAIGWISNAFGTVHPVAEMTAAAKAAGVPYVLLDAAQATPHVKMDVQAVGADFVALSGHKVYANTGIGVLWGRADVLNALPPWRGGGEMIKEVTFAGTTYNDLPFKYEAGTPNIEGAIALEAALDFVNQIGVGEIAAHEHDLIQAAAAGLAEIPDVRLYGPADRAGALSFNIAGIHHYDLGTLLDQMGVAVRTGHHCCQPLMARFGISGTTRASFAVYNTLADVEIFVASVRKAVGMLR
- a CDS encoding heparinase II/III family protein is translated as MFCLFLCLFLILPLHAAENHLSSLRKGHPRIMLTPERVGEIKNLVTTDPQAKRWHGLLSASAKGMVSSKPVTYTLENKKLLNESRAVLKRVSTLAGLHVIKPDPRMAERAKKELLNAAAFPDWNPASFLSTAEMSLAFAIGYDWLHDSLSPEEKETIRAAIIEKGLKPGLEIYKGKRSWPYVSHNWNSVCNNGLIAGALAIADTDPEIANAILTAAKASLPKGYEDYAPDGGWPEGPGYWGYGTQYAVYGLASLESALGTDWNLPASPGFSVTGDFRIDLIGPSGMYFNFADGGIRPGAESCMLWLAKRFNRPDYDASERIIAAEKPSIFHLVFFNGRFSTPAPPPEPPSLRHFTGTGVVILRSGGGKSATWLGIKAGDNKANHSNLDLGTFVLDAGGERFAEELGADLYTLPGYFAAQRWDYYRTRTEGQNTLVIGGTNQDRKAAAEVISTKDASVTMDLTPGYPAAKKIHRTATVAPDGTATIDDNILLKTPETIVWSMHTRAKGTVSGNTATLTRGKATLKAEILSPSGASFTLTPVEIPAPQRPDKDLHKLSVHLPAAPSARLTIRFTPQ